Proteins found in one Oryza glaberrima chromosome 4, OglaRS2, whole genome shotgun sequence genomic segment:
- the LOC127772304 gene encoding uncharacterized protein LOC127772304, with amino-acid sequence MSGANARGWLSPASGGGGDSEPRSAGSRTRSVSATRGRKPSPRPGRDAAAAAAEEKKPAAVPTLLPSLSVPAGMRRQELLLRSGLSLDASCSSDASTDSFCSRASTGRIGRPTFGARKKKTLCQTDHKIVSMLEREVGLASANDVPGLKRRCSWVTANTEPCYAAFHDEEWGVPVHDDKVLFELLVLSGALAELTWPTILNKRPIFREVFMDFDPVLVSKLSEKKIIAPGSPSSTLLSEQKLRGVIENARQILKIVEEFGTFDKYCWSFVNNKPILSRFRYPRQVPVKTSKADAISKDLVRRGFRSVGPTVVYTFMQVSGMTNDHLISCYRFAECAAAATGSNTTVGSETNSDSSNRATEQQMNGTNGLAADIARTIDELSIS; translated from the exons ATGTCCGGGGCTAACGCGAGGGGGTGGCTCTCGCCGGcttccggcggcggtggagactCTGAGCCGCGGTCTGCGGGGAGCAGGACGCGGTCGGTTTCCGCTACAAGGGGACGGAAGCCGTCGCCGAGGCCTGGgagggatgcggcggcggcggcggcggaggagaagaagccCGCCGCGGTGCCCACATTGCTGCCCTCACTCAGTGTGCCGGCAGGGATGCGCAGGCAggagctgctgctgcgctcGGGGCTGTCGCTCGACGCGTCGTGCTCGTCGGACGCATCCACGGACTCGTTCTGCAGCCGGGCGTCCACGGGGCGGATTGGGAGGCCGACGTTTGGGGCTAGGAAGAAGAAGACTCTCTGTCAGACTGATCACAAGATTGTTTCCATGCTGGAAAGGGAGGTTGGATTGGCTTCTGCTAATGATGTGCCTGGTCTGAAGAGGAGGTGTTCATGGGTGACAGCTAATACTG AACCCTGTTATGCTGCATTTCATGACGAAGAATGGGGAGTTCCAGTTCATGATGACAA GGTGTTGTTTGAGTTGCTGGTGCTCTCAGGTGCATTGGCTGAACTTACATGGCCAACAATTCTGAACAAGAGACCTATATTCAG GGAGGTTTTCATGGATTTTGACCCTGTATTGGTCTCTAAACTAAGTGAAAAGAAGATTATTGCACCTGGAAGTCCTAGCAGTACCTTGTTATCTGAACAAAAACTGCGTGGTGTCATTGAAAATGCACGCCAAATACTCAAG ATTGTAGAGGAGTTTGGAACGTTTGATAAGTATTGTTGGAGCTTTGTGAACAACAAACCTATTTTGAGCAGATTCAGGTATCCCCGCCAGGTTCCTGTCAAAACATCTAAAGCGGATGCGATAAGCAAAGATTTGGTTCGCAGGGGGTTCCGTAGCGTAGGCCCAACAGTTGTCTACACGTTTATGCAAGTTTCAGGCATGACCAATGACCACTTGATCTCCTGCTACCGGTTTGCTGAATGCGCTGCTGCAGCAACTGGTTCTAACACAACTGTTGGGAGCGAAACGAATTCAGACAGTAGCAATCGTGCCACGGAACAGCAGATGAATGGAACCAATGGACTAGCTGCTGATATTGCACGTACAATAGATGAACTTAGCATTTCATAG